In Mobula birostris isolate sMobBir1 chromosome 12, sMobBir1.hap1, whole genome shotgun sequence, one genomic interval encodes:
- the lurap1 gene encoding leucine rich adaptor protein 1, whose product MEDSVSEALPELKDLEHKVGRKMPDGLLRWLREDSARPSGDKAEAPGPGGEPVPAPGRRLPQGLAEKIRVLRLEMAYLRAVDIKIMHQLMAINEGIEVVKWILEEKGTLASRCSSLTSSMYSLVESQETSRRGSWNSLQDPNDKLDGISIGSFLDTLADDMDEYCQTTIDPLSSMPSGGPFTTMEKEVYPNEIHSQQNNIANGFMEKQGNFVADCNVENKFSHDKQIKDGGKLKAQKHGKIEYDSCKNKMHIDYDAHWHWVQSQDDITFL is encoded by the exons ATGGAAGACAGTGTGAGCGAGGCCCTGCCCGAGCTGAAGGACTTAGAGCACAAGGTGGGACGGAAGATGCCCGACGGCTTACTGCGCTGGCTGCGGGAGGACTCGGCTCGGCCGTCCGGTGACAAGGCGGAAGCTCCCGGTCCCGGCGGTGAGCCCGTACCCGCTCCGGGCAGGCGATTGCCTCAGGGGCTGGCGGAGAAGATCCGTGTGCTGAGGCTGGAAATG GCATATCTAAGGGCAGTTGATATCAAGATCATGCACCAACTGATGGCCATTAATGAAGGGATTGAGGTGGTGAAGTGGATTTTGGAAGAAAAGGGCACTCTTGCCAGTAGGTGCAGCAGTCTCACTAGCAGTATGTACAGCCTTGTTGAGAGCCAGGAGACCTCGAGGAGAGGTAGCTGGAACAGCCTCCAGGATCCGAATGATAAATTGGATGGGATTTCTATTGGAAGCTTTTTGGATACTCTGGCTGATGATATGGATGAATACTGTCAGACCACCATAGATCCTTTGTCCTCAATGCCTTCGGGTGGCCCCTTCACTACAATGGAGAAAGAAGTCTATCCCAATGAGATACACAGCCAACAGAACAATATTGCTAATGGCTTCATGGAAAAACAAGGAAACTTTGTAGCAGATTGCAATGTGGAAAATAAATTCTCTCATGATAaacaaatcaaagatggtggGAAACTGAAGGCACAGAAACATGGGAAAATTGAATATGATAGCTGTAAAAATAAAATGCACATTGACTATGATGCCCATTGGCACTGGGTGCAGTCACAAGATGACATAACATTTCTGTGA